In Paenibacillus guangzhouensis, a single window of DNA contains:
- a CDS encoding MerR family transcriptional regulator, with translation MERKYSIGEAAKMTGTTIKTVRYYDTIGLLRPTGYTEGGHRLYTASDLWRLELITTLRYLDFGIEEIKQMISGEVPLGKALDWQIESIESQMSTLANMLSILRQAKDHEADSLYYIHDLVTTRAINTEKRHKFILKIVEESKLLEGIPAEWRSSFLYNFNKHIIHQSKISAQQTVAWQELQELLNDPQFIADLKNDEFLFFNMVHQPHYDAARWVKKIDEIHDRLNTALKQKRAADSPYVQAIVEDTALLYANAGQSASQEDFFRYFAAYSQQPRTERIERFNALCSILSPKYRLFAKGNDLLLQGIQWKLEQQ, from the coding sequence GTGGAGCGTAAATATTCGATTGGGGAAGCCGCAAAAATGACCGGAACCACCATTAAAACCGTCCGTTATTATGACACGATCGGATTGCTTCGGCCGACGGGATATACCGAAGGCGGGCATCGGCTGTACACGGCTTCAGATCTGTGGCGCTTGGAGCTGATTACAACGCTGCGATACCTGGATTTCGGGATTGAGGAGATCAAGCAGATGATCTCTGGGGAGGTTCCGTTAGGAAAAGCACTGGACTGGCAGATTGAATCCATCGAGTCACAGATGAGCACACTCGCGAATATGTTATCTATCTTGCGGCAAGCGAAGGATCACGAAGCAGATTCCTTGTATTATATCCATGACCTGGTGACCACACGGGCTATCAATACGGAGAAACGCCATAAATTTATACTTAAAATTGTAGAAGAATCCAAATTGCTGGAGGGTATTCCTGCAGAATGGAGAAGCTCGTTCCTGTATAACTTTAATAAACACATTATCCATCAGTCGAAAATATCAGCCCAACAAACCGTCGCATGGCAGGAATTGCAGGAGCTGCTGAACGATCCACAGTTTATTGCCGACTTGAAGAACGATGAATTTCTATTCTTCAACATGGTCCATCAGCCACATTATGATGCCGCGAGATGGGTCAAGAAAATAGATGAAATTCACGACCGGCTCAATACGGCGCTAAAACAAAAGCGGGCTGCTGATAGCCCCTACGTCCAAGCGATTGTCGAGGACACCGCTTTACTGTATGCCAACGCAGGACAATCGGCGAGCCAAGAAGATTTTTTCCGCTACTTCGCCGCTTATTCTCAGCAGCCTAGGACCGAACGGATCGAACGATTCAATGCGCTATGCTCCATCCTAAGCCCCAAATATCGCTTGTTCGCGAAAGGCAACGACTTATTGCTTCAAGGCATCCAATGGAAGCTCGAGCAGCAGTAG
- a CDS encoding YybH family protein, translating into MNDLFHPSPVLRPEDMNAAFANAYNSGDINHLLALYEPDGVLINPSGAQDRDEAARRDTLTDLLRLQGTMVSKNIYCVPFENIALLRAHFTLTTVDAEGKPLQISGHTSEIVRQQADGSWLYIVDHPTGAGSLGDVNT; encoded by the coding sequence ATGAACGACTTATTTCATCCAAGCCCCGTCCTGCGACCCGAAGACATGAACGCCGCATTCGCTAACGCCTATAATTCAGGCGATATCAACCATCTGCTGGCGCTCTACGAGCCGGACGGGGTGTTGATTAATCCGAGCGGGGCCCAAGATCGAGACGAAGCCGCAAGACGAGACACGCTCACCGATCTGCTCCGTCTGCAAGGGACCATGGTGTCGAAGAACATCTACTGCGTACCGTTCGAGAATATCGCTTTGCTGCGCGCGCACTTCACCCTCACCACGGTCGATGCAGAAGGCAAGCCGCTGCAGATTAGTGGTCACACATCCGAGATCGTGCGGCAACAAGCCGACGGCAGCTGGCTGTATATCGTCGATCACCCGACCGGTGCGGGATCACTCGGCGACGTCAATACGTGA
- a CDS encoding winged helix-turn-helix transcriptional regulator, with protein sequence MVEVDMPYQDGQFGCPVEVGLQMVSGKWKPRILYALQQRTKRFGELQREVAGVSRHVLTTQLRELEASGLIHRQVYGQVPPKVEYSLTELGNSLTPILEQMIKIGEHYISTHKTDSAVDV encoded by the coding sequence ATGGTGGAGGTAGACATGCCGTATCAGGATGGACAATTCGGCTGCCCGGTCGAGGTAGGCCTTCAAATGGTCAGCGGGAAATGGAAGCCTCGAATTCTCTACGCGCTGCAACAGCGAACGAAGCGCTTCGGCGAGCTTCAGCGGGAGGTTGCTGGCGTATCGAGACATGTGTTGACGACGCAGCTGCGGGAACTAGAAGCGAGCGGGTTGATCCATCGGCAAGTCTATGGTCAGGTGCCGCCGAAGGTGGAATACAGCTTGACCGAACTTGGTAACAGCCTGACCCCGATTCTGGAGCAGATGATCAAGATCGGGGAGCACTACATCTCTACGCACAAAACGGATTCGGCAGTAGACGTATAG
- a CDS encoding RNA polymerase sigma factor: MKPTIPGEVEERAKAIEAVIDRVKHGDKQAYASIIRQFERQMYTYCYYILRNHEETEDAVQDIFIRAYEHLDQYSRQVSFSAWLYKMAYNHMMNMKRKQGRWLKLVNAVQEQQPKVEISPKESVIEEMLTYLTPEERHILLLKAVEQYSFEEIGKIMGIKPATIRKRYERLRSKLLEYKLHKGGNTHGTFA; the protein is encoded by the coding sequence GTGAAGCCAACCATCCCCGGGGAAGTGGAAGAGAGAGCCAAGGCGATTGAAGCGGTCATCGACCGTGTCAAACATGGAGACAAGCAAGCGTATGCATCGATCATTCGGCAGTTCGAACGGCAAATGTATACCTATTGCTACTATATTCTGAGAAATCACGAGGAGACGGAGGACGCGGTACAGGATATTTTTATCCGGGCCTATGAGCATCTGGATCAATATAGCAGACAGGTGTCCTTCTCCGCGTGGCTCTATAAAATGGCCTACAACCACATGATGAATATGAAGAGGAAGCAGGGCCGCTGGTTAAAGCTAGTGAATGCAGTCCAGGAACAGCAGCCGAAGGTGGAGATTTCGCCGAAGGAGTCTGTGATTGAGGAGATGCTGACGTATCTCACACCGGAAGAACGCCATATTCTGCTGCTCAAAGCGGTTGAGCAATACAGCTTTGAAGAGATCGGCAAGATTATGGGTATCAAGCCGGCCACGATCCGCAAGCGATATGAGCGGCTGCGCAGCAAGCTGCTCGAGTACAAGCTTCATAAAGGAGGAAACACCCATGGTACATTTGCCTGA
- a CDS encoding DUF4179 domain-containing protein has translation MVHLPESTKEMDTIEQWIRDSDMPRASMSDQIMDKIGENRMRNKHKSNVMKKTAIAVSAAAVLGAGIIGTGYVSPVMAATLKQIPVIGSLFSGTNEERLQTAMEQGIASIPNLSVTHDGVTLRVTELLYDGTRLALQMERTGIDMASVMMPYQGDGGKKGYMKQPTLLADGKEIKFSKGAFGEVPQKDNTILVDLSEGLSLPDQFELTVQTEVTQVKEPFVFKIPVKIDNQTLALEPNATQSSGEFSYTVKQLELTPLSTRLVLDSTGAVPAAPEQSGQYSPSMMYYDIVDDQGNVLNQNQVDFFHRLPDTAYHIDQLYSGLRATQKSITIKPYTFTVKTSDWSIVGESNGKLGDKTYIKDLELTIPVQP, from the coding sequence ATGGTACATTTGCCTGAATCAACGAAGGAAATGGATACGATCGAGCAATGGATCCGTGATTCGGACATGCCGCGAGCGAGTATGAGTGATCAGATCATGGATAAGATTGGAGAGAATAGAATGCGTAACAAACATAAATCGAATGTGATGAAAAAAACAGCCATTGCCGTATCTGCGGCGGCTGTACTAGGCGCCGGCATCATCGGAACGGGGTATGTCTCTCCTGTAATGGCCGCGACACTGAAGCAGATTCCGGTCATCGGCAGCCTCTTCTCGGGTACGAATGAGGAGCGGCTTCAGACGGCAATGGAGCAAGGCATTGCGAGCATTCCTAACTTGAGCGTGACACATGACGGCGTGACTCTGAGAGTGACGGAGCTGTTATACGATGGAACCCGTCTGGCTCTGCAAATGGAGCGCACAGGCATAGACATGGCATCGGTCATGATGCCGTATCAAGGGGATGGCGGGAAGAAAGGCTACATGAAGCAACCGACACTCCTCGCGGATGGCAAGGAAATTAAATTCAGTAAGGGCGCTTTCGGTGAAGTGCCGCAGAAAGATAACACCATTCTCGTGGATTTATCCGAAGGGCTGTCTTTGCCAGATCAATTCGAGCTAACTGTTCAAACCGAGGTAACACAGGTGAAAGAGCCGTTTGTCTTCAAGATTCCCGTGAAAATTGACAATCAGACATTAGCTTTGGAACCGAACGCAACGCAATCGAGCGGCGAGTTCAGCTATACGGTCAAGCAATTGGAGCTAACGCCGTTGTCGACGCGATTGGTATTGGATAGTACGGGCGCTGTTCCTGCAGCGCCAGAGCAATCGGGACAATACAGCCCATCGATGATGTATTATGACATTGTTGATGATCAAGGGAACGTGTTGAATCAGAATCAGGTCGATTTTTTCCATCGCCTGCCAGATACTGCGTACCATATCGACCAGTTGTATTCCGGCCTCCGAGCGACACAGAAATCGATTACGATCAAACCTTACACGTTCACGGTGAAGACGTCAGATTGGAGCATCGTCGGTGAGAGCAACGGCAAGCTTGGCGATAAGACCTATATTAAGGATCTGGAATTAACGATTCCCGTTCAGCCCTAA
- a CDS encoding lysoplasmalogenase, translating into MVQRGLILAILVCGGIHLATLQLDVALIHWVFKLLPMLLILVLAVRSKSMDRTRAYKGLIVAGLLFSMAGDTFLLNAGDRWFMLGLGSFFIGHLLYIAAMVRRWQYTWLGLLWILPIGAYSGFVGSQLHEGIMGDPSQNGLWLPVLAYVCVISVMCWLALMSRNAYAAVGSILFVASDSILAWNKFIGSVPASGFLVMLTYFAAQALIACSIANGLAGKKSTDVRGMRM; encoded by the coding sequence GTGGTTCAAAGAGGGCTTATTCTCGCAATTCTAGTGTGTGGAGGCATTCATTTAGCCACCTTGCAGTTAGATGTTGCACTCATACACTGGGTGTTCAAGCTGCTGCCTATGCTGTTGATCCTTGTGTTGGCCGTTCGTTCGAAATCGATGGACCGCACCCGCGCGTATAAGGGCCTCATCGTAGCCGGGTTATTGTTCAGTATGGCGGGCGATACGTTCCTGCTTAATGCAGGGGATCGTTGGTTCATGCTCGGATTAGGGTCTTTTTTCATCGGCCACCTGCTCTACATTGCAGCCATGGTCAGAAGGTGGCAGTATACCTGGCTAGGGCTGCTGTGGATCCTGCCGATCGGCGCTTATTCAGGGTTCGTCGGTTCCCAATTGCATGAAGGCATTATGGGGGATCCTAGCCAGAATGGCTTATGGCTGCCCGTACTCGCCTATGTGTGCGTCATCTCGGTGATGTGCTGGCTCGCGTTGATGAGTCGTAATGCGTATGCAGCGGTCGGGTCAATCCTATTTGTGGCTTCCGACTCGATTCTGGCTTGGAACAAATTTATCGGGTCAGTGCCGGCATCGGGATTTCTCGTTATGCTCACGTATTTCGCAGCACAGGCGCTCATTGCGTGCAGCATTGCGAATGGATTAGCAGGGAAAAAGTCGACAGATGTGCGCGGGATGCGGATGTGA